The Chitinophagales bacterium region TAATTATATGCAAGCGCTTCATACCAGAGTGTTTGTTCATAAAAAACACTATTGACCTTTGAATCAATTTGCACTAGTTTCTGCAAAGCACTATCTGCATTTGCTGTTGTCAGATAGCTTATTCCGCAATAAAAAGCAGCGGTTTCATTTGCACGGTCAGCTTTAAGAACAGATTCAAAAAGAGGAATAGCCTGTGCATATTTACCGCTCTTATAAAAGGTAAGTGCTTCATCTAAAAGCGCTTTTATATCTGAACCTGCATTCTGTACTTGTATTGAAGCTTTCGGCGATAATCTAACGTCTTTTTCGTCTTTCACTGGACTTAATGGTCTTTCTGAACTATTACCTGAAGGGGGAATAACTATTTCGAAGGGCGCAGAGTATGGCTTAAATTGTTCACTGAAAATTTTTTCATTCTGCTTTTTTATCAAATAACCAATGAACCATGCCATAATAATAATAAGTACCATGGATGAAGCAATTTGAACAATGCTCCAGAACGGCAGTATTTTAAACATTCTTTCACCAGCTCTTGGTTGAACTTTTTGCCTGATTTCTTTAAGTATGACTCTCTGTTTTGAAAAATCCCTGTTAGCCATTAACCCTTCCAGGGCATCGGATAAAAAGGGATCATCGGCAAGCCGCTCTTCAACAGATCTTTTTTCAATAATGGATACACTTCCTTCTGCATACCGAAAAAAAAGCTCTTCGGTAATTTCGGGTACTGATGACGAAAACATCTTATTGATTTTCCCCTTCATGATTGCTTATTTAAGCTGATCTTTAAATTTCGTTTCCCATTTTGGATAAAGCTCTTTACCTGCTTAAACGTAAAGCCGGTTTCTTCTGTGATCTGCTCATAACTTTTTTCCTGAATGTAAAAAAGCTCTATACAAATCCGCTGATCGGCATTCAGAGCACGTATAGCTTTATCTAATTCACTTAGCCTGGTTTCATTTACTTTATCTTCCAGATGCAGCTCCGCGTTCCATTCCATAAGGTTCACCAGATCTTCATGAAGGTCAGGTCGAAGCTCTATGCGCCGTTTATCACTCCTGAATTTCATAAGACAATGATTTTTAGCGACACTGTATAACCAGGCTTTGAAATTCTCTATGTCATGAATTTTTAAATCTTTAAGAAGCTTTTCAAAAATTTCGATTGTTACATCTTTGCTATCCTCTTCACTGTTCAAATATTTCAGACAAACACCATACACCAGGTGTGTGTAGCGTGTGAATAGTATACCCACCAGGTGATTATCGCCGGTTTGCTTATATTTTGAAACAAGCGATAAATCATCTAGATTTTCGAGAGAGCGGTAAGTCAAAATATAAGCTATAGCTGGAAATCAGTAACCATTATCAGATAACGCTTTAAGCTGACTGAACATATGGTGAAAAGTAAATTTTTTAGAGCATATTTAAATTACCCGGGATAAGTCTTTATTGAATCGATTTAAGTCATATTAAGAGGTGCCTGTTGCAGAAAATTTATAAGTTCCAAAAGAAATCACTTTCGCAGAATAATACAATGCCGTGAAAAATTAAATTTGTTTAGATTTCAGAGTCTTACGCATTATTTGGTTGCAAATTGGTTGCCTCTTTTATTTATTTTCGCATTTGTAATATTTCCATTTTGACATTTTCTGATTTTGGTTTATGCCCTCCATTGCTTGAGGGTCTTGATGCGATGGGTTTCAATAAACCCACGCCTATACAGGAACAGGTAATTCCTTCCATTCTTAAACTAGAAGACGTAATTGCAACTGCCCAGACAGGAACAGGTAAAACAGCTGCCTATTTACTACCGATACTTAATAATATATCTCATAATTCAATTCCC contains the following coding sequences:
- a CDS encoding sigma-70 family RNA polymerase sigma factor, with amino-acid sequence MTYRSLENLDDLSLVSKYKQTGDNHLVGILFTRYTHLVYGVCLKYLNSEEDSKDVTIEIFEKLLKDLKIHDIENFKAWLYSVAKNHCLMKFRSDKRRIELRPDLHEDLVNLMEWNAELHLEDKVNETRLSELDKAIRALNADQRICIELFYIQEKSYEQITEETGFTFKQVKSFIQNGKRNLKISLNKQS